A single Glycine soja cultivar W05 chromosome 14, ASM419377v2, whole genome shotgun sequence DNA region contains:
- the LOC114385207 gene encoding protein FAR1-RELATED SEQUENCE 11-like: MNSLALCSLCLFLIAQSPWLTNATVFGDGSDLIGQICNENPEKKIECTNILRADPTVLGAKNLLQLSEAILNLAVNKTEKAEDFLKGLANTTDVPAIANCALYYENAVERFMSSLQVLKHQDLEVANYLAAIAGDEPSSCETELSAAHIVNHAISAVNHQTNVPAIANCALYYENAVERFMNSLQKLKCQDLKVANYLAAIAGDEPSSCETELSAAHIVNHAISAVNHQTSLLSYIAFVATGKLSTLPHEQEASGGSGDNPVEEAKEQDRGVLDGISLKLQEEERKRRMDFVPGRLTSPPSTPTTSRSTRKPTTCSTPSMINNTMGEGNTSTRDMSTINNTMGEGSTSTRDMSTDKINVDLNEYPIEDISLENGYSGTVSEHFDHDIVANDVLEVEEIETYEKENIVSSSQNIEINEFAEEVDRDETYNETNIVPFVGQIFLSEEEAFAFYKRYAYQHGFSVRKGRFIKRNGIMRRRDFFCHREGRSSLKIIEPLKEQRNRESTRCECKAYLRISLQKSHDIFPSEWRVTKFVVEHNHVLLTQSEVRFLPANRTISEDDIERIFLLKEGGLLVRQLMRVIELEKNVKHGYLPFIERDIRNLFVKTKKKVERNDAKDLLKYCEDAKKSCSKFQYAYTLDEERRLEHIFWSPASCSDWYQKYGDVVVFDTTYKVNSYEMPFGIFVGMNSHGKTVLFGCALLRNETISAFRWLMKTFISLMKKPPKTILTDQDPWMKEAISKDLPSTKHSFCIWHITFKFSSWFNAILRDKYSKWCSDFYELYKLETCEEFEHQWPKVVAKYNLQSNKHVKGLYEIRNYWALAYLRDHFFGGMTTTGRSESINAFIKRFINSHTSLSDFTKQVDVAIDDIKQKEDHDIMLEKCKRINLKLMSPLQEQAHGVLTRFAFQKFQEEFERSTQYSIHHENGNEFVLRYYKDANSRKHMVFWDGKIATCSCKYFEFWGILCRHILSIFLHKDCHEIPSNYLPSRWRLQTSHDDDEVDPQQVNVVFEEQVDVVHCPPPSKTKGRPKRRRLKGGKELSHNMNTCGLCKDVGHNIVTCPLKENTQFSGHTNKKKKICKDANLNPILLPKV; encoded by the exons ATGAATTCTTTAGCATTGTGTTCCCTTTGCCTGTTTCTCATTGCTCAGTCTCCTTGGTTAACAAATGCTACAGTGTTTGGTGATGGTTCCGACCTAATTGGCCAGATTTGCAATGAAAACCCAGAGAAGAAGATTGAATGCACGAATATTCTAAGAGCAGATCCTACAGTCCTGGGTGCAAAAAATCTTCTTCAACTTTCGGAGGCAATCTTGAACTTGGCCGTGAATAAGACAGAAAAAGCTGAAGATTTTCTAAAGGGATTGGCGAACACAACAGATGTTCCGGCCATTGCAAATTGTGCACTTTATTATGAAAATGCGGTTGAACGCTTTATGAGTTCTTTGCAAGTGTTGAAACACCAAGATCTTGAAGTGGCTAACTATTTGGCCGCCATTGCTGGTGATGAACCATCGTCATGTGAGACAGAATTGAGTGCTGCACATATTGTTAACCATGCAATTTCTGCTGTTAACCACCAAACAA ATGTTCCGGCCATTGCAAATTGTGCACTTTATTATGAAAATGCGGTTGAACGCTTTATGAATTCTTTGCAAAAGTTGAAATGCCAAGATCTTAAAGTGGCTAACTATTTGGCCGCCATTGCTGGTGATGAACCATCGTCATGTGAGACAGAATTGAGTGCTGCACATATTGTTAACCATGCAATTTCTGCTGTTAACCACCAAACAAGTTTGCTTAGCTATATTGCATTCGTAGCCACAGGGAAACT TTCCACACTTCCACACGAACAAGAAGCTTCAGGAGGAAGTGGCGATAATCCCGTCGAAGAGGCTAAGGAACAAGATCGCGGGGTTCTCGACGGCATCTCCCTCAAGCTCCAGGAGGAGGAGCGCAAGCGCCGCATGGACTTCGTCCCCGGCCGATTGACGTCTCCGCCATCAACACCAACCACATCGAGGTCGACAAGGAAACCCACGACATGCTCCACTCCCTCG atgATAAATAACACAATGGGTGAAGGTAATACTAGTACTAGAGATATGAGCACCATAAATAACACAATGGGGGAAGGTAGTACTAGTACTAGAGATATGAGCACCgataaaataaatgttgattTAAATGAATATCCAATTGAAGATATTTCTTTAGAGAATGGTTATTCAGGAACAGTTAGTGAACATTTTGATCATGATATTGTGGCAAATGATGTATTAGAAGTTGAGGAAATTGAAACTTatgagaaagaaaatattgtgtCTTCTAGTCAGAATATTGAGATAAATGAATTTGCAGAAGAAGTTGATAGAGATGAAACTTATAATGAGACAAATATTGTTCCTTTTGTTGGTCAAATTTTTCTTAGCGAGGAAGAAGCATTTGCATTTTATAAGAGGTATGCATATCAGCATGGGTTCTCTGTTCGAAAAGGTAGATTCATCAAACGAAATGGAATTATGAGGAGGCGTGATTTTTTTTGCCATCGTGAGGGTAGAAGCTCGTTGAAAATCATAGAACCATTAAAAGAACAGAGAAACAGAGAATCAACAAGGTGTGAATGTAAAGCTTATTTAAGAATTTCATTGCAGAAGTCTCATGATATATTTCCAAGTGAGTGGCGAGTTACAAAGTTTGTTGTTGAACATAACCATGTTTTGCTAACCCAATCAGAAGTGCGTTTTTTACCGGCTAACCGAACTATCTCTGAAGATGATATTGAACGCATTTTCTTGTTAAAAGAAGGGGGGCTTTTAGTTAGACAATTGATGCGTGTCATAGAATTAGAGAAAAATGTGAAGCATGGTTATCTTCCATTTATTGAAAGGGACATTCGTAATCTTTTTGTGAAAACCAAGAAAAaagttgaaagaaatgatgCCAAAGATCTTCTCAAGTACTGTGAGGATGCAAAAAAGAGTTGCTCTAAATTTCAGTATGCATATACACTTGATGAAGAGAGAAGGTTAGAGCATATTTTTTGGTCTCCTGCTTCTTGCTCTGATTGGTACCAAAAATATGgtgatgttgttgtgtttgataCTACATACAAGGTCAATTCTTATGAAATGCCATTTGGGATTTTTGTGGGTATGAATAGTCATGGGAAGACTGTACTTTTTGGTTGTGCACTCTTACGAAATGAAACAATATCTGCATTTCGTTGGTTAATGAAG ACTTTTATATCTTTGATGAAGAAGCCACCAAAGACTATACTAACGGATCAAGATCCATGGATGAAAGAAGCAATTTCAAAAGACTTGCCATCAACAAAACATAGTTTTTGCATATGGCACATCACTTTTAAGTTTAGTAGTTGGTTTAATGCTATACTTCGGGACAAATATTCAAAATGGTGTTCTGATTTTTACGAGTTGTATAAATTGGAGACATGTGAAGAATTTGAGCATCAATGGCCAAAAGTTGTTGCTAAGTATAACTTGCAGTCAAATAAACATGtgaaaggattgtatgaaatcAGGAATTACTGGGCACTCGCTTATCTTCGTGACCATTTCTTTGGTGGGATGACAACTACCGGAAGATCAGAGAGTATTAATGCATTTATTAAAAGATTTATAAATTCTCACACAAGTTTAAGTGACTTTACAAAGCAG gtTGATGTAGCGATTGATGATATTAAGCAAAAAGAAGACCatgacataatgttagaaaaGTGCAAAAGAATTAACTTGAAGCTTATGTCACCCTTGCAAGAGCAAGCTCATGGTGTTCTTACAAGATTTGCTTTTCAGAAGTTTCAAGAGGAGTTTGAAAGGTCCACCCAATATTCAATTCATCATGAAAATGGTAATGAATTTGTGTTGCGGTATTATAAAGATGCTAATAGTAGAAAACACATGGTCTTTTGGGATGGTAAAATAGCTACATGTAGTTGCAAGTATTTTGAGTTTTGGGGTATATTATGTCGTCACATTCTCAGTATTTTTCTTCATAAAGATTGTCATGAAATCCCTTCTAACTACTTGCCGTCACGATGGCGGCTTCAAACATCACATGACGATGATGAAGTAGATCCCCAACAAGTCAATGTTGTCTTTGAGGAACAAGTCGATGTTGTTCACTGTCCTCCACCTTCCAAAACAAAAGGTCGTCCCAAACGAAGACGTCTTAAAGGTGGAAAAGAGCTATCACATAACATGAATACTTGTGGATTGTGCAAAGATGTAGGACATAATATTGTTACATGTCCTCTAAAAGAAAATACTCAATTTTCTGGTCAcacaaacaagaagaaaaaaatttgtaaagatGCAAATTTAAATCCAATTCTTCTTCCAAAAGTTTAG
- the LOC114385208 gene encoding LOB domain-containing protein 24-like, with protein MSGRCAACKNQRRRCPSDCIFSPYFPANDPERFARVHRIYGGSNVGKMLQQIPSYLREQAANSLYFEAQCRIQDPVYGCAGIISKLYEQINSTEIALAHVQTQIACQKLQVPQAKAESNFNVFPAQNSSTAEFQWESQVPWFN; from the exons ATGTCTGGTAGGTGTGCAGCTTGCAAGAATCAAAGAAGAAGATGCCCTTCAGATTGCATTTTCTCTCCATATTTTCCTGCCAATGATCCTGAAAGATTTGCTCGTGTTCACAGAATCTATGGTGGCAGCAATGTTGGAAAAATGCTTCAG CAAATACCATCATACTTACGGGAACAAGCTGCAAATTCTTTGTATTTTGAAGCACAATGTAGGATTCAAGACCCTGTTTATGGATGTGCTGGGATTATCTCTAAATTATATGAACAAATCAACAGTACAGAAATTGCACTTGCCCATGTCCAAACTCAAATTGCTTGTCAAAAGCTTCAAGTCCCACAGGCAAAAGCTGAATcaaacttcaatgtctttccaGCACAAAACAGTAGCACAGCAGAATTTCAATGGGAAAGTCAAGTTCCTTGGTTTAATTAA
- the LOC114385480 gene encoding LOW QUALITY PROTEIN: splicing factor, suppressor of white-apricot homolog (The sequence of the model RefSeq protein was modified relative to this genomic sequence to represent the inferred CDS: inserted 1 base in 1 codon) yields MDLEVAGRHAMLFDDDGMAAFVNSAEALVEWNSLSIDRYDVRHLLSAPLPPRLKRRPPPPEPDLDHQRYLDLPSSSADDEQQQDYGSDPVSSTGFHAVAFTYGNSNVSTETKDNDTKSSFDPKFPVPESLLNNLPPNEKVHQIISRTATFVSKHGSQSEIILRVKQGDNPTFGFLMPNHHLHAYFRFLVDHQELLKVDKDDGSSTEDMNRTQGLDQSGGALSLLGSVYGSGEDEDGTTENTCDVEKKECEGAVDAVSNYTSPGIDQAESYSDVAKNDGGISKNPVPSLKEKVPVIKRNHSISTVKTATTARAKGDGLDSVSNAQNKSQTSVTITAKIELPVVKPPSDLKRAIEKIVEFILKNGKQFEAVLAEQDRPHGRFPFLLPSNRYHTYYLKVLQTAEESKLLGKGHQKHNPAGRTGDNNTAVHEDRDNLSHGSMASDLPYDMDRKEKFQMIIGKSKKDGQDPIPKEQAQNTISMDAAATAAILQAATRGIKNPNLEALTKTSSGSGQGLGSDGGCLSSSGTGSLYSFQPQGFVENQNLNVKAKASASAPFAKAIAEKVAIAAAGEADSSEAHMTKEQKLKAERLKRAKMFSAMLKSGVGASELSRALSVEPPGSGVSGSDAETGNLVGKEREGSSVPFDVDNSDKSQKSEDKLSIDNNSDKSQKSEEKLTDDNERRSKRKYRSRSSRHEEEEEENKDRRDHKRSRKKHHSHRASHHNRDRHKHKRRHSSSKDKYSYRGTKHDSSSDDEHHRSRHXSYDSSSDDEHHRSRHHRHKYDSSSSDDEHHSSKQRHRDDNLSDHEHRHSRHSNEDYSSSDDEHRHRSRSRSVRHKSKSHAERETELEDGEIIMKSEKSVVSGEVGRASREASEGLSNARAQSQAPEITDVSYELRAKIRAMLMANL; encoded by the exons ATGGATCTGGAGGTGGCAGGGCGGCACGCGATGCTGTTCGACGACGACGGCATGGCGGCGTTCGTGAACTCAGCGGAAGCTCTGGTCGAATGGAACTCTCTTTCCATCGACCGCTACGATGTCCGCCATCTTCTCTCCGCTCCCCTCCCCCCGCGCCTCAAGCGCCGCCCTCCTCCGCCCGAACCCGACCTCGATCACCAGCGCTATCTCGATCTCCCTTCCTCTTCTGCCGACGATGAACAACAACAAG ATTATGGTTCAGATCCAGTGAGTTCAACTGGCTTTCATGCTGTCGCCTTTACGTATGGAAATTCTAATGTGTCCACGGAGACAAAGGACAACGATACCAAGTCTAGTTTTGATCCTAAATTCCCAGTACCAGAAAGCCTACTCAATAACCTG CCTCCAAATGAGAAAGTACATCAGATTATTTCACGGACTGCAACATTTGTCAGCAAACATGGAAGCCAGTCAGAAATTATTCTGAGGGTGAAACAAGGAGACAATCCAACTTTTGGATTCCTGATGCccaatcatcatcttcatgcGTATTTTAGGTTTCTTGTTGATCACCAAGAACTTCTGAAAGTTGACAAAGATGATGGAAGCTCAACTGAGGACATGAATAGGACTCAGGGGCTTGATCAATCAGGTGGTGCATTGTCTTTGCTTGGATCTGTCTATGGATCCGGAGAGGACGAGGATGGTACAACTGAGAATACTTGTGATGTTGAGAAAAAAGAATGTGAGGGAGCTGTTGATGCTGTTAGTAATTATACTTCTCCAGGAATAGATCAGGCAGAATCTTATTCAGATGTGGCCAAGAATGATGGAGGCATTTCTAAAAATCCAGTACCCTCTTTGAAAGAAAAAGTTCCTGTCATAAAGCGGAATCATTCTATCAGTACTGTTAAGACTGCTACCACAGCTAGAGCAAAAGGTGATGGCTTGGATTCAGTATCTAATGCACAGAACAAGTCACAGACTTCTGTGACGATTACTGCTAAGATTGAACTCCCAGTTGTTAAACCTCCATCTGATTTAAAGAGAGCTATAGAGAAGATAGTTGAGTTCATcttaaaaaatggaaaacaatTTGAGGCTGTTCTGGCAGAACAGGATCGACCTCATGGAAGGTTCCCGTTTCTTCTGCCATCTAATCGATATCATACTTACTATCTGAAAGTTCTTCAAACTGCTGAAGAG TCTAAGTTACTAGGCAAGGGCCACCAGAAGCACAATCCAGCAGGTCGTACAGGGGACAATAATACTGCTGTACATGAAGATAGAGACAATCTTTCACATGGATCTATGGCTTCTGATCTACCATATGACATGGACCGAAAAGAAAAGTTCCAGATGATTATTGGCAAGTCTAAGAAGGATGGTCAAGATCCAATTCCAAAAGAGCAAGCTCAAAACACAATTAGCATGGATGCAGCAGCAACTGCAGCTATTCTTCAGGCTGCCACTAGGGGTATTAAAAACCCCAATTTGGAAGCTCTTACCAAGACATCAAGTGGTAGTGGTCAAGGCCTTGGAAGTGATGGTGGGTGTTTGTCCAGCTCTGGGACTGGTAGTCTGTATTCATTTCAACCACAAGGTTTTGTTGAAAATCAAAACCTGAATGTAAAGGCAAAGGCTAGTGCTTCTGCCCCTTTTGCCAAGGCTATTGCAGAAAAAGTAGCTATTGCAGCAGCAGGTGAGGCGGACTCCTCTGAAGCACACATGACTAAAGAGCAAAAGCTTAAGGCAGAGAGATTGAAACGAGCAAAGATGTTTTCAGCCATGCTAAAAAGTGGTGTTGGAGCAAGTGAACTATCACGAGCTTTATCAGTCGAGCCACCAGGCTCTGGAGTTTCAGGTTCAGATGCTGAGACTGGGAATCTTGTGGGTAAAGAAAGGGAAGGAAGTTCTGTTCCATTTGATGTTGATAATTCAGATAAAAGTCAAAAGTCTGAGGACAAGCTTTCTATTGATAATAATTCAGATAAAAGTCAGAAATCTGAGGAGAAACTTACTGATGATAATGAACGCCGGTCAAAAAGAAAGTACCGTTCAAGATCTAGTAGACatgaagaggaggaagaagaaaacaaagatagGAGGGATCACAAAAGATCCAGGAAAAAACATCACTCTCATCGCGCTTCACACCACAATCGGGACAGGCATAAGCACAAGAGAAGACATTCCTCCTCCAAAGACAAATATTCTTACAGGGGGACCAAGCACGATAGCTCCTCTGATGATGAACATCATCGCTCAAGGC CATCGTACGATAGCTCCTCTGATGATGAACATCATCGCTCAAGGCATCATCGTCATAAATATGATAGCTCCTCCTCTGATGATGAGCACCACTCTTCCAAACAACGACATAGGGATGATAACTTGTCAGACCATGAGCATAGACATTCTCGCCATTCTAATGAAGATTATAGTTCATCTGATGATGAGCATAGGCATCGAAGCAGAAGCAGAAGTGTAAGGCATAAGAGCAAATCTCATGCTGAAAGAGAAACAGAGCTGGAGGATGGGGAGATAATTATGAAATCGGAAAAGTCAGTAGTAAGTGGTGAAGTTGGACGTGCTAGTAGGGAGGCTTCTGAGGGATTATCTAATGCAAGGGCACAATCTCAAGCACCTGAAATAACTGATGTTTCTTATGAGCTTAGAGCCAAAATTCGAGCCATGTTGATGGCTAACTTGTAA
- the LOC114385206 gene encoding trigger factor-like protein TIG, Chloroplastic, whose translation MGVRGSSVLAMLVLGGISAETETEGILGTTPTPFEYGDNKAIGLKCGRYVSRIGPKESPSQACCQSLEEFTSLNMYFCISFPLQVRLHVEVPSLVCEDCYKRVIAEFMKQAKIPGFRPGKKVPESILISYVGSQNVQKATIESILRRTLSHAMTSVTGRALQESVRIVTKFSEMEETYSSLGSLGYDVLVDIAPEIKWIPDNNAYKNLKIVVEMDSDIDAHTASEQEFRRRYKSIGALKVVTDRATGD comes from the exons ATGGGAGTTAGAGGGAGCTCAGTGTTAGCAATGTTGGTGCTTGGCGGCATCTCAGCTGAAACTGAAACTGAAGGCATATTAGGAACAACACCAACTCCATTTGAATACGGTGATAATAAGGCAATTGGATTGAAATGTGGCAGGTATGTGTCACGCATTGGGCCAAAGGAATCGCCATCACAAGCCTGCTGCCAATCCCTGGAAG AATTCACATCACTGAATATGTACTTTTGCATCTCTTTCCCTTTGCAGGTTAGATTGCATGTGGAGGTGCCATCATTGGTATGTGAGGATTGTTACAAGAGGGTCATAGCAGAGTTTATGAAGCAAGCAAAG ATCCCTGGATTTCGCCCTGGAAAGAAAGTTCCAGAAAGCATTCTTATTAGTTACGTTGGGAGTCAAAATGTTCAGAAGGCTACTATTGAATCTATATTGAGGAGGACACTCTCACATGCTATGACATCG GTTACTGGAAGGGCTTTGCAGGAATCAGTACGAATAGTGACTAAGTTTTCTGAGATGGAGGAGACATATTCTTCTCTTGGGTCTCTTGG ATATGATGTCCTTGTTGATATTGCACCAGAAATCAAATGGATTCCCGATAATAATgcatacaaaaatttaaagattgtTGTTGAGATGGATAGTGATATAGATGCTCACACAGCATCTGAACAAGAATTTAGAAGGCGTTATAAATCCATTGGTGCTCTGAAAGTGGTTACTGACAGGGCTACAGGtgactaa
- the LOC114383133 gene encoding aspartate carbamoyltransferase 1, chloroplastic-like produces MSAASLLFSCSMHVGVSHPKVAAKPSPCCLLNQPWNHLKSKTPFGHSGVFEKSKLSHKGDEILWRAGALQVESAPSFSMGQKFHLHDVIEAQQFDRETLNAIFEVARSMESIESKSSRSQMLKGYLMATLFYEPSTRTRLSFESAMKRLGGDVLTTENAREFSSAAKGETLEDTIRTVEGYTDIIVMRHFESGAAKRAATTASIPVINAGDGPGQHPTQALLDVYTIEREIGKLDGIRVGLVGDLANGRTVRSLAYLLAKYQDVKIYFVSPNVVKMKDDIKDYLTSKGVEWEESADLLEVASKCDVVYQTRIQKERFREKIELYEEARGKYIVNQDVLDAMQKHAVVMHPLPRLDEITVEVDRDPRAAYFRQAKNGLYIRMALLKVLLLGW; encoded by the exons ATGAGTGCTGCTTCTTTGCTATTCTCCTGCTCTATGCATGTGGGTGTATCTCATCCCAAGGTGGCTGCAAAACCCTCTCCATGCTGTTTGCTCAATCAGCCATGGAATCATTTAAAGTCAAAAACACCATTTGGGCATTCAGGAGTCTTTGAAAAATCTAAACTTTCGCATAAAGGTGATGAGATTCTGTGGAGGGCGGGGGCCCTTCAAGTTGAAAGTGCACCCTCCTTCTCTATGGGCCAAAAATTTCACCTTCATGATGTGATTGAGGCTCAGCAATTTGACAGAGAGACTCTCAATGCCATATTTGAAGTTGCAAGGAGCATGGAGAGCATTGAAAGCAAGTCATCAAGGAGCCAAATGCTAAAGGGTTACCTCATGGCTACTTTGTTTTATGAGCCATCCACTAGAACTAGGCTTTCATTTGAGTCTGCCATGAAAAGATTAGGTGGGGATGTTCTCACAACTGAGAATGCAAGGGAGTTTTCGTCTGCTGCTAAAGGAGAGACGCTTGAAG ATACTATAAGAACGGTTGAAGGTTACACTGATATAATTGTGATGAGGCACTTTGAAAGTGGTGCTGCCAAAAGAGCAGCAACAACTGCTAGCATTCCTGTAATCAATGCAGGGGATGGCCCTGGACAGCATCCCACCCAG GCACTGCTAGATGTTTATACCATTGAAAGAGAGATAGGAAAACTGGACGGAATTAGAGTTGGGCTTGTGGGAGACCTTGCTAATGGGAGAACAGTTCGCTCACTTGCATACTTACTAGCCAAGTATCAGgatgtgaaaatttattttgtctCTCCAAACGTGGTTAAAATGAAG GATGACATAAAAGACTATCTGACATCAAAGGGAGTAGAGTGGGAAGAAAGTGCTGATTTGTTGGAAGTTGCTTCTAAGTGCGATGTGGTTTATCAAACTCGCATTCAGAAAGAAAGATTTAGAGAGAAAATTGAACTTTATGAGGAGGCAAGAGGCAAGTATATTGTAAATCAAGATGTTCTAGATGCGATGCAAAAACATGCTGTGGTTATGCACCCACTTCCAAGACTTGACGAG ATCACAGTGGAAGTTGATAGAGATCCAAGAGCTGCTTACTTTAGGCAGGCAAAGAATGGTCTATATATTAGGATGGCTCTCTTAAAGGTATTGCTTCTTGGTTGGTAA